The Magnetococcales bacterium DNA window GGGCTTGACCATGCAACTCCCCACCGAGGATCGCCATTCCTATTCCAAACAGCAATTGGAAGACATCATTGCCGTCCTGATGGGCGGACGCCTGGCCGAAGAGATGGTCCTGAACCAGCTCACCACCGGAGCCGGCAATGACATCATGCGCGCCACGGATATTGCCCGCAAAATGGTCTGTGCCTACGGCATGAGTGCGCGCCTTGGCCCGCTGACCGTGGGGGAAAAGGAACAGGAAATTTTTCTGGGACGGGAAATCACCCAGCACAAGAACATTTCCGAACTCACCGCCCAGGCCGTTGACGAGGAAGTCCGCCGCATCATCGATGAGAACTACAACCGTGCCAAGGATATTCTGCTCGAAAAAATCGATGTTCTGCACGCCATGGCGGCGGCACTCCTGGAGCGGGAAACCCTGGTCGCCGAGGAAGTGGCCAGATTGGTCCGGGGAGAACCCCTGCCCAAAATCAAAAAAACGGTACGACTGAAAAAAAAGGGTCCTCCCAAATCGCCGCCATCCGATGATGTGGAAGGCACTTCCGGGCAGGAGGGGGAGACCTCCGTCGAGGACCTGCCAGAAGGGGAAACGCCACATCCTCCTCCAGAGGCAGAGGCAGAACCCGAAAAAAGAGTCGATCAGGAAGGGAATGAACCCCTGGAAACCGTCAAGGCGGCAGGGTTGCGATCCCGGAAAAAAGTGCTGAAAAGCGAGCCTGAGACAAGTGATGAAACCGACGCAGAGGCGGAAGACGCCGACAAGTCGGCTGGTGCGAGACCGCGCAAAAAACCATGACGGTGCGTACTCTCCTGGAGCCTTTGGCCGGTTATGGTCCGACTGAAAATCCGGGGGCATTGTTCCCGGATCCGGATTATGGCATTGCCGATCCGGATTGCCCGTGGCTGGTGCGTCTGCCGGAGTGGCCGGAAGTTTGGAACTCCCATCTGCACCCGAAAATGTCGGTGCAGAAGCAAGCCGGAGAGTGTCATGCCGTGGGGCGTTTGCTGCGGGCGGAACTGGATGCCTGGATCCGGCATCTGGAAACGACGCCGGCCCGGCCACTGGCCCTGGCCCTGCACGCAACCTTGACGGAACATGCCCGATGCCGTCCCGTTTTGCGTTGGAATTGTGGAGGTTTTCGGGTTCTGGATTGTTCGCGTCCCCTGATCATGGGCGTGGTGAATGTCACACCCGACTCGTTTTCCGATGGGGGCCTGCATGTGGATCCGGAAGCTGCCGTGGCCCATGGCATGGCCCTGGCCCATGCCGGTGCCCACATTCTGGATGTGGGCGGGGAATCCACCCGTCCCGGTGCCAAACCCATACCCGAGGCCGAAGAGCTGCAACGGGTGATCCCGGTGATCCGCGCCCTGGCCGATGCCGTCAATGTTCCCATTTCAGTGGACACGTCCAAGGCCTCGGTCATGGCTGCCGCCATGGAGGCCGGTGCGGCCATGATCAACGATGTCACGGCTCTCCAGGGTGATCCGGAGGCTGTCAAGATCCTGGCACACACGTCCCATCCCATCGTCCTCATGCACATGCAGGGTCTGCCCTTTACCATGCAGCACAATCCGCATTACCGGCATGTCGTCACCGAGGTCTACGATTTTCTTGAACAGAGAATTCATTTTTGCCAGAAACACGGCATTGGTTTGGAACGTTTGATCGTGGATCCGGGCATTGGTTTTGGCAAGACCGCCAGCCACAATCTGGAATTGATCCGGCACCTGCGGGTATTTTACGGGCTGGGTGTTCCCCTGTTG harbors:
- the folP gene encoding dihydropteroate synthase produces the protein MGVVNVTPDSFSDGGLHVDPEAAVAHGMALAHAGAHILDVGGESTRPGAKPIPEAEELQRVIPVIRALADAVNVPISVDTSKASVMAAAMEAGAAMINDVTALQGDPEAVKILAHTSHPIVLMHMQGLPFTMQHNPHYRHVVTEVYDFLEQRIHFCQKHGIGLERLIVDPGIGFGKTASHNLELIRHLRVFYGLGVPLLLGVSRKQIVGVLTGESHPAARDPGSQVLAALGMLSGAHILRVHDVAGTHQSLAVAHGWRSTR